Proteins from a single region of Coregonus clupeaformis isolate EN_2021a chromosome 35, ASM2061545v1, whole genome shotgun sequence:
- the baxb gene encoding BCL2 associated X, apoptosis regulator b isoform X1, whose product MACVETSDDRVGEVLLNRVMREQLEEVLSSEALVVLPTETQEVESDQEQKVVLQLAVMIRTIGDAVKKDGKLDDAIDGMVGQMTSKTNYWKLVEKVFEDGQITWERIAVLFYVAGRIAVKVVIANLPQLVKDILKWTLEYFRSKLLDWIQKHGGWVNSFAELARVQVERMSSMSAWSSGLILVFLGGVILGSVITWKLSRRT is encoded by the exons ATGGCGTGTGTAGAGACATCAG ATGACAGAGTAGGAGAGGTCCTGCTGAATAG AGTGATGCGGGAGCAGCTGGAGGAGGTGTTGTCATCAGAAGCCCTGGTAGTGCTCCCCACAGAAACCCAGGAGGTTGAGAGTGATCAGGAGCAGAAGGTGGTGTTACAGCTGGCTGTGATGATACGGACCATCGGAGACGCAGTCAAAAAGGACGGGAAGCTGGACGA TGCGATAGATGGAATGGTGGGGCAAATGACCAGCAAGACCAACTACTGGAAGTTGGTAGAAAAGGTATTTGAGGATGGTCAAATCACCTGGGAGAGAATTGCTGTGCTGTTCTACGTAGCAGGGAGGATAGCTGTCAAG GTGGTGATTGCTAACCTCCCCCAGTTAGTGAAGGACATTCTGAAGTGGACTCTGGAGTACTTCAGAAGCAAATTACTGGACTGGATCCAGAAACATGGAGGATGG gtGAACAGTTTTGCTGAGCTGGCACGTGTGCAGGTGGAGAGGATGTCCTCTATGAGCGCCTGGTCTTCAGGGCTCATCCTGGTCTTCCTCGGAGGTGTCATACTGGGTAGTGTCATCACCTGGAAACTCTCCAGGAggacgtga
- the baxb gene encoding BCL2 associated X, apoptosis regulator b isoform X2 has protein sequence MREQLEEVLSSEALVVLPTETQEVESDQEQKVVLQLAVMIRTIGDAVKKDGKLDDAIDGMVGQMTSKTNYWKLVEKVFEDGQITWERIAVLFYVAGRIAVKVVIANLPQLVKDILKWTLEYFRSKLLDWIQKHGGWVNSFAELARVQVERMSSMSAWSSGLILVFLGGVILGSVITWKLSRRT, from the exons ATGCGGGAGCAGCTGGAGGAGGTGTTGTCATCAGAAGCCCTGGTAGTGCTCCCCACAGAAACCCAGGAGGTTGAGAGTGATCAGGAGCAGAAGGTGGTGTTACAGCTGGCTGTGATGATACGGACCATCGGAGACGCAGTCAAAAAGGACGGGAAGCTGGACGA TGCGATAGATGGAATGGTGGGGCAAATGACCAGCAAGACCAACTACTGGAAGTTGGTAGAAAAGGTATTTGAGGATGGTCAAATCACCTGGGAGAGAATTGCTGTGCTGTTCTACGTAGCAGGGAGGATAGCTGTCAAG GTGGTGATTGCTAACCTCCCCCAGTTAGTGAAGGACATTCTGAAGTGGACTCTGGAGTACTTCAGAAGCAAATTACTGGACTGGATCCAGAAACATGGAGGATGG gtGAACAGTTTTGCTGAGCTGGCACGTGTGCAGGTGGAGAGGATGTCCTCTATGAGCGCCTGGTCTTCAGGGCTCATCCTGGTCTTCCTCGGAGGTGTCATACTGGGTAGTGTCATCACCTGGAAACTCTCCAGGAggacgtga